GAAAATTATGATTGTAAAGCATGTGATTTTACCGAGCCGGTTGCGCAAAGTCCCTAAGAGCTTCAGCTGGATTGACCACAGATTGATCAGCGATAGACATATTGAGCGGCTCTGTCATGGTTCGGCAGCCTTGTATTTATTCTTGTTATGCGCAAGCGATGAAAATGGACTGAGTTACTATGGTGACAAATCCATTATGGAAAAGCTTTCTATGGATGGCCGGACTTTAGAGCAAGCCAGATCGGAACTTATCAGGACAGGACTTGTCGCATGGCAAAAACCTATTTATCAGATACTTTGCCTTGAACCTGGCGGTAATGACCGGGCAAGCGGATCGCCCATAGGTTTGGGAGATATTTTAAAAAAGGTTATGGAGGTGCGCCATGATTGATTACGAGACCTATGTGCGGATCAGGAATTATTTTGAAAATGATGGGTTAAAATACAGCCAGATTGCTGATTGTTTGGAACTGGATTGTCGCACAGTGGCAAGATGGGCCAATGAAAAACAATACCAGCCCCGAAAGGCCGCTCATAGAAAAAGCAAGCTTGATCCGTTCAAAAACGATATTATACGGATGCTTGAAAAACATCCGTATACTGCAACACAGATTTATCAGCGTATCAAAGAAGACGGATTTTACGGCGGTTCAACCATAGTTGAAGATTATGTGAGAAAAGTAAGACCGCCAAAAACCAAAGCATATTTAAAACTTTCTTTTGCACCCGGAGAATGCGCCCAAGTGGATTGGGGCTCATACGGCACTGTAAAAGTCGGGTCAACAAGTAGGCGCTTGAGCTTTTTTGTGATGGTTCTATGTAATAGCCGTATGATGTATGTGGAGTTTACGGTGCTGCAAACCATGGAACATTTTTTAGGCTGTCATCAAAACGCGTTTGAATTTTTTGATGCAGTTCCCAAAAAGATCATGGTAGACAATCTAAAATCTGCGGTATTAAAACGTACCGTAGGCCGGGCGCCGGTATTTAATCCCAAGTATCTTGATTTTGCCAAGTACTATAATTTTACCATTGCCCCTTGCAATGTAGGAAAGGGCAACGAAAAAGGGGTTGTGGAAAACGCCGTGGGATATGTCAAAAAAAATCTTCTAAACGGATTAACTATAACAGATTTTGATATTATGAAGCCAGTGGCAAAACATTGGCTGGATACGGTTGCCAATGAAAGAACCCATGGTGAAACCGGCCTAAAGCCGGTTGACATGTTTAATGAAGAGAAAGGCTTTTTACAGCCATTGCCGCAACCTTATGATATCGGCCAAGTCAAGCCGATGCGGGCATCACGGCAGTTCAGGATCACCATAGACGCCAACCATTATAGTGTTCCAGCCCAATTGGCAGGAGTGAGATTGACGGTTAAATTATATCCGGACAGGATTTGTTTTTATCACGACAACAATCTTGTAGCCCGGCATGTGAGAAGCTATGACCGCCGAAAAGACTTTGAGCATCCGGATCATCCCAAAGCGCTTTTGCAACAACGCAAAAAAGCACGCGACCAGAAAATATATATGCGATTTTTATCTTTGTCGGACAAAGCCCAGCAATATTACCGGCAATTGGAACAGCGCCGTATGAATCCGCTGCATCACATTCGTCAAATCGTTGCTTTAAGCGAAATTTACGGAAACGAGCAGGTTCGAATAGCTATCGAAGATGCTTTCTCATTTGCTGCCTTTTCCTGCGAGTACATTGCCAATCTGCTGGAACAGCGGGCGCGTCCTGTTAGAGAGCCCGGTGCGCTTCACTTGACCCGAAGCAGTGATCTTTTGGATTTAACCATTGATCGCCCTGATCTTTCTATTTACGATATCAATGGAGATGAATATGAATGATTTAATTAAACACTTATCCTACCTGAAACTGCCCTATATCAGGGAGCATCATGAAAACATTGCGCAATCGGCGGCCCGCAAACAATGGACACATGTCCAGTATTTGTCGGAGTTAATTAAACAGGAATCGAATTTACGCCAGGACCGTACAATCCAGCGCCGTATCCGTACGGCCCGGTTCCCTGTGGTTAAAACATTAGATCAGTTCGATTGGTCCTGGCCTAAAAAAATCAACCGGGCCCAGGTCCAAAATCTGTTCCGGTTAAAGTTCATTGAGGATAAAAGTAATGTAGTTTTTATAGGAGGAGTCGGATTAGGCAAAACCCATCTGGCCTGTGCATTGGGGTATCAGACCTGCCTTAAAGGCCATACCGTGTTGTTTGCCTCTGCCATTGATACCATCAACCATCTGATCTCGGCGCAGAATGCCGGACGTCTGAAACAGGAACTGAAAAAATATCTAAACCCGGCATTGGTTATTCTGGATGAACTGGGTTATTTGCCCATCGATAAAAACGGTGCGGATTTGCTCTTCCAGATCATCAGCCAGCGATATGAGCAAGGTTCCCTTGTGATCACAACCAACCGTGTGTTTAAGGAATGGCCGGAAATCTTCAATAATGACAGCACGCTGACATCGGCACTGCTTGACCGGTTGCTCCACCATACTGAGGCTGTGGTTATTGAAGGGAAAAGTTATCGTATGAAAGAGGTTGCTGAAAAATAATATAAAGGCCGGTCGGGAGGACTAATCTTCTTCCCGGCCGGCCTTCATTTGACATGCATTTTTAAACCGGAAGTTTTATAACACTTTCGTGCCGGTGCTGACATACAATATCCTGTCGCCCAAAAACTCAATCCGGTCATCCTCTTGGTATTTAATACCTCCCTATGAATCCTGATTGCGCTTTTACCTTTTATAAATCCTACTGTATTTGAAACACTGTATTTTGGCGGAATACTCAAAAGTAAACGGATATGGTCGGCTTTCGCATGCCCCTCATGCAATTCTATCCCTTTTTGTCGACACAAATCCCTGATGATTCCTCCAATTCTTTTTCTGGTTTCTCCATATATCTTTCTATGGCGATATTTAGAAACAAATACCAAGTGGTATTTGCAGTCCCACATTACATGTGATAATGATTTCCAATCCTTCATAGGTTCTTACTCCTGCTCCTTTCCAGAGCTTTCCTTGAGGAAGAACCTATACCTTGTTTTCTCTCCCGCCGGAACGATCGAACCTTTTAGGATCGCACGGGCATAGCCCGTGGTTTAATTAACAGCAATTATTTGGGATTTTTCTTTTTATTAAAATAGCTTCAGTATTTGGGAAGGGATAGCAAGCATATAATCTCCTTCTTCCTGATAGTTTGATAAATAACTTGATATCTGTAAAGTTAAAAAAATATTATTGCAAAATTCTTGTCAATAGATTATATGTAGCTCAAATTTAAATCAAAATAACCCTTGGTCATTTTGTAATTGAACTTAAACATTATAGATTTTTTTCTAAAACTTTGTGTTGATCATACGAAATTACAAGATCACCGGGTCTGGTGAATAACTTGTTAGCCCAAAATTAAGGAGCACGTAATGCGACCAGCAATAAGAGATCTGGTATCTATCGTCCAAAATACTTTGCCTATCAGAGAGCCTATTTATGAGTTCGGCTCTTTGCAAGTGGGCAGAGATTCAGAGCTAGCGGACTTGCGTCCAATATTTCCGCGCCAGAAATACGTGGGAGCTGATATGCGTGAAGGGCCAGGAGTAGATAAACTTCTTGACCTGCACGACATCGATCTACCATCTGGATCTGCAGGGACCGTTCTTTGTATAGATACTCTAGAACATGTTGAATATCCCCACAAGGCATTAGAAGAGATCCACCGTATTATAGTGCCCGATGGGGTGGTTGTGATTACGAGCGTTATGGATTTCCCAATTCACGATTACCCTTACGACTATTGGAGGTTCACACCGGAAGCTTTCAGGTCACTTCTTAAGCCGTTTCCTCACTCATTCATAGGGTTTGCCGGAAATGAAAAACACCCTCACACAGTCGTTGGTATAGGTTTTAAGGGGGTTTGTCCCCCACTGGTTGAATTTAAAAACAGATACAAAGACTGGCAAGAAGAACAGATTGTTCAGGCCAGTTTACCCAAACAAAAGAGTTTACCCACAATCACGTGGATCCGGAGACTTATCACGCCTCCAATCTTTTCTAATAAGGGCAGGAAGGCCTTAGGGCTAACAAGA
This Pseudomonadota bacterium DNA region includes the following protein-coding sequences:
- a CDS encoding class I SAM-dependent methyltransferase, producing MRPAIRDLVSIVQNTLPIREPIYEFGSLQVGRDSELADLRPIFPRQKYVGADMREGPGVDKLLDLHDIDLPSGSAGTVLCIDTLEHVEYPHKALEEIHRIIVPDGVVVITSVMDFPIHDYPYDYWRFTPEAFRSLLKPFPHSFIGFAGNEKHPHTVVGIGFKGVCPPLVEFKNRYKDWQEEQIVQASLPKQKSLPTITWIRRLITPPIFSNKGRKALGLTRRSSCQDKSESLG
- the tnpA gene encoding IS200/IS605 family transposase, translating into MKDWKSLSHVMWDCKYHLVFVSKYRHRKIYGETRKRIGGIIRDLCRQKGIELHEGHAKADHIRLLLSIPPKYSVSNTVGFIKGKSAIRIHREVLNTKRMTGLSFWATGYCMSAPARKCYKTSGLKMHVK
- the istA gene encoding IS21 family transposase; this translates as MIDYETYVRIRNYFENDGLKYSQIADCLELDCRTVARWANEKQYQPRKAAHRKSKLDPFKNDIIRMLEKHPYTATQIYQRIKEDGFYGGSTIVEDYVRKVRPPKTKAYLKLSFAPGECAQVDWGSYGTVKVGSTSRRLSFFVMVLCNSRMMYVEFTVLQTMEHFLGCHQNAFEFFDAVPKKIMVDNLKSAVLKRTVGRAPVFNPKYLDFAKYYNFTIAPCNVGKGNEKGVVENAVGYVKKNLLNGLTITDFDIMKPVAKHWLDTVANERTHGETGLKPVDMFNEEKGFLQPLPQPYDIGQVKPMRASRQFRITIDANHYSVPAQLAGVRLTVKLYPDRICFYHDNNLVARHVRSYDRRKDFEHPDHPKALLQQRKKARDQKIYMRFLSLSDKAQQYYRQLEQRRMNPLHHIRQIVALSEIYGNEQVRIAIEDAFSFAAFSCEYIANLLEQRARPVREPGALHLTRSSDLLDLTIDRPDLSIYDINGDEYE
- the istB gene encoding IS21-like element helper ATPase IstB yields the protein MEMNMNDLIKHLSYLKLPYIREHHENIAQSAARKQWTHVQYLSELIKQESNLRQDRTIQRRIRTARFPVVKTLDQFDWSWPKKINRAQVQNLFRLKFIEDKSNVVFIGGVGLGKTHLACALGYQTCLKGHTVLFASAIDTINHLISAQNAGRLKQELKKYLNPALVILDELGYLPIDKNGADLLFQIISQRYEQGSLVITTNRVFKEWPEIFNNDSTLTSALLDRLLHHTEAVVIEGKSYRMKEVAEK